In Cupriavidus sp. EM10, the genomic window GCCCTGTCGAGGCTGGCGGGCAAACGTCCGGAAGTCTGCCCTGGGCGCCTCAGCCCTCCTTCGTGCCGGACCCGGCCGGGGCGGCCTTGCCGCCATCCGGGCCCTGCGGCGCCTCTGGTGGCTGCGACGGCTCCGGCTGGTCGTCATCCTCTTGCGGCGCGGGATTGCCATCACGAATCAGGTATTCGCGGCGCTGCAGGTACGAATCGCGCAGGAAGGCGTACTTGTCCAGCGCGGCGGCCTCGATCAGCCCCGTTGCGCCCAGCAGCTGCGCCCGGCCGTCGATCACGCGCACGGTCGACACCGACAGGCTCGCATACCAGGGCGAGATATAGGTCGTAGGATCCATGAAGCGGTCCACCACCATGCCAGTGCCGTCACGCACGCTGCTCGGTCCGAACAGCGGCAGCACCAGGTACGGGCCAGACGGCACGCCCCACACGCCCATGGTCTGGCCAAAGTCTTCCTTGTACTTCGGCAGGCCGGCCGGCGTGGCGATGTCGATCAGGCCGCCCAGGCCCAGCACGCTGTTGATGGCCACGCGCATGGTGTCTTCCGCCGCCCGCGATGGCTTGCCCTGCAGCAGGTTGTTGGCCGCCGAGTAGACGTCGCTGACATTCGAGAAGAAGTTGCCCACCGCCGTGCGCACCGGCGACGGGATGTAGTCCTGGTAGCCCTCGGCCACCGGCTTCAGCGCGTACTTGTCCAGGTTGTCGTTGAACGTGGAAACGCCACGGTTGAACGGCTCCAGCGGGTCTGCCGGGTTGGCGTTGGGCCCGGTGGCACAGCCGGCCAGGGCCAGCGCGGCCACCGATGCCGCGGTCAGACGATGAAAGTGCTCATTTGTTGCCGCCCGTCCCCGGGGCGGCCGGCAGGGCCGCCGCACCCGGGCCGGACGCATTCGACGAAGAAGAGGAGGACGGCGCGGAAGCCGGGGCCGCTGCGCCGCCGTTGCCGCTGTTGCCGCCGGCGCCGGCATCAGCCGCCTTGTTGTACAGGAACTGGCCGATCAGGTTTTCCAGCACCACGGCGGACTGCGTCATCGTGATCTTGCCGCCCTGGGCCAGCATCTTGTCGTCGCCGCCGGCTTCCAGACCGATGTACTGCTCGCCGAGCAGGCCCGAGGTCAGGATCTTGGCCGACGTATCGCGCGGGAATTCGTAGCGCTTGTCCAGGTTCATCGTCACCGTGGCCTGGTACTGCTTGTCGTCGAAGTCGATCGACGCCACGCGGCCCACCACCACGCCGGCGCTCTTGACCGGCGCGCGCGGCTTCAGGCCGCCGATATTGTCGAACTGCGCGGTCACGGCGTAGGTGTCCTGGAACGACAGGCTGCTCATGTTGCCGGCCTTCAGCGCCAGGAACAGCAGGGCGGCAAACCCCACCACCACGAACAACCCCACCCAGTAGTCGAGCGAATTTTTCTTCATGCGAGTCTCTTGTCGAATGCTTGTCAGCTGAACATCAGCGCGGTCAGCAGGAAATCCAGGCCGAGCACGGCCAGCGACGCCATCACCACCGTGCGCGTGGTGGCGCGCGAGACGCCCTCGGGCGTCGGGTTCGCCTCGAATCCCTGGTACAGCGCGATGAACGTCACCGCAATGCCAAAAATAAAGCTCTTGATCACGCCGTTCAGCACGTCGGCGCGCACATCCACGCCGCCCTGCATCTGCGACCAGAAGGCGCCGGCGTCCACGCCGATCAGTTGCACGCCCACCAGGTAGCCGCCCAGGATACCCACCGCGCTGAAGATCGCGGCCAGGATCGGCATGGCGATGACACCGGCCCAGAAACGCGGCGCGATCACGCGCTGCAACGGGTTGACGGCCATCATTTCCATGGCGGTCAGCTGCTCGCCGGCCTTCATCAGCCCGATTTCGGCGGTCAGCGACGTGCCCGCGCGGCCCGCGAACAGCAGCGCCGACACCACCGGCCCCAGTTCACGCACCAGCGAAAGCGCCACCAGCAGGCCCAGCGCCTGCTCTGATCCGTACCGGTTCAGCGTGTAGTAGCCCTGCAGGCCCAGCACGAAGCCGACGAACAGCCCCGACACGGCGATGATCACCAGCGACAGGTTGCCGACGAAGAACACCTGGTCCGATATCAGCCGGAAGCGCCGCAGCAGGGCCGGCGACAGCGCCAGCACGGCCAGGAACATGCGCGTGGCGCGGCCCAGGCCGCCCACGAACTGGCGCACCGCGGCGCCGATGGTAGTGAAGAAGCCGGTCAACGCGCGCCTCCGGCCAGGAAATCTTCGGCCAGCGTGGGGCCGCCGTAGTGGAATGGCACCGGGCCATCGGCCTCGGCGTGCACGAACTGGCGCACGAACGGGTCGTCCGAGGCGCGCAGGTCGTCAGGCGCCCCTTCGGCGGCAATCTTGCCGTTGGCAATGAAATAGACGTAATCGGCGATCTGGAAGGTCTCCTGCACGTCGTGCGAGACGATGATCGTGCTGGCGCCCAGCGCGTCGTTGAGGTCGCGGATCAGGTTGGCCGTCAGCCCGAGCGAGATCGGGTCCAGCCCGGCGAACGGCTCGTCGTACATCAGCAGCGACGGGTCCAGCGCGATGGCCCGCGCCAGCGCCACGCGCCGCGCCATGCCGCCCGAGATCTGTGCCGGCATCAGGTCGCGCGCCCCGCGCAGCCCTACCGCATTGAGCTTCATCAGCACCAGGTCGCGAATCATCGATTCGGGCAGGTCGGTGTGCTCGCGCAGCGGGAACGCGACGTTGTCGAATACCGACAGGTCAGTGAACAGCGCGCCAAACTGGAACAGCATCCCCATCTGGCGGCGCACCGCGTAGAGCGCGGTCTGGTCCATGGCGTCGATATCGGCGCCGTTGAACGTCACCCGGCCGCGCTGCGGGCGCACCATGCCGCCCACCAGGCGCATCACCGTGGTCTTGCCGCAGCCCGATCCGCCCATGACGGCCACCACCTTCCCGCGCGGGAAGCGCATGGAAAGGCCGGACAGGATGGGCTTGTCGCCAGCCGCGTACGCGAAATCGACATCCGCGAGTTCGACGACGTTGGGGCCTGTAAAGACCTGGCCAGACGGGTTCGGCACGGTAGCGGTCACGATGTCACCGGATTTGAACAGGCGGCCATTATAAGGGCTACTACCTATCGGTCGCCGTCCCGTGTGGTGATCTCACCATTGCGCAGCCGACAACAATCGGTGACACGGGTGTGACGCCGCCCATGCACGGGCGGCGGCCCCTGTGCGCTCCGGGGGCGTTCAGGGCTCCGCCCGGGGTCCTGTCTGGCGCAGGATCACCTGCCACTGCACCGATTCCGAGCGGATGGCGGTGGCAAAGGCGTCGGGCGAATCGCGCACCGGCGTCAGACCGGCGGCCATCAACTGGGCCTGCACGCCCCGTTCGTTGGTCACACTGTCCAGCTCCGTGGCCAGCCGGGCCACGATCGCCCGGGGCGTCTTGGCCGGCGCCATCACGCCATACCAGGCCAGCGCGCCGTAACCTTCCATGCCGGCCTCCTGCAGCGTCGGCACCTGCGGCGACAACGGCGAGCGCACCGGACCGGTCACGCCCAGGATTCTCAATGCACCCGAGCGCACGTGGCTCTGCACGGCGGCCCACGAACAGAAACAGGCGCTGATCCGGCCGGCGAGCATTTCCTGGACGACCGCGCTTTCGCCCTTGGCTACCACCAGCGGCACGCTGGTCGGCATGCCGCGCACCGCGTATTCCGCATAGAGATGCGACGGGCTGCCGGCCTGGCCATAGCCGTAGCTATATGAGGCCGGGCTCGACCGCACGGCCGTCACCCATTGCTGGGCCGTAGTCATCGGCAAATGGCCATCGATCACCAGAAACAGTGGCGTGGCCGCCACACGTGCCACAGGCGTGAAGTCACGCATCACGTCATAGGGCACCGGCTCCAGCCCGGGCTGGATCAGCATGTTGGCCTGATGGAACAGCAGCGTGTGGCCGTCGGAACTGGCCTTGGCCACCAGGTCGCCGGCCATGGTGCCGGACGCGCCGGGGCGATTGTCCACCTCGACAGGAACGCCCAGCCGCTGGGCCAGGCGTTCGGCCAGCAGGCGCGCGACGGCATCGGCCACGCCGCCGGCCGGGAATGGCACGATCAGGCGCAGCGGCCGGGCCGGGAACGACATCTGGCGGCTCGGCGTTTCCACGCGCATGGCGGACGGAATGCTGGCAAGCTGGGCGACTGCGGGCGGCTGAGCAAGGGCCGTCACCGTGCACAACGCCACGGCAACCGTCCCCGACCATCTGGCAGCGAGTATTGGCAACTTCGCTATACCTCGCCAAAGCCGCATGTATTTGCGTACTTCGGACATCAATTTCCTCCGGGCCGTAGCCCACCGCTACGGCGCCAAATCGGCTGAAAGGGATTTCGAGGCAGTCTCTTCTTATCTAGTTTGAGGAAATTGTAGGGACATTGCCTGGCAGCGCACAGACCGCGTAAACGCTCTCCGGGCGGACCCCAATGTGAGCGCCCGTATAATCGGCCGATGCCTGAATTCGTCCTGCGGCCAATGCGTGCCGCCGACCTGCCCGCCGTGCTCGCCATCCAGGCGCAGTGCTATGGCGACGCGCTGGTCGAGTCCGCCGATGCGCTGGAAAGCCGGCTGATGCTGTCTCCCACCACCTGCTGGGTGGCTGCCTTGGCCCCGACATCGCACGATGGCCAATCCGGTCCTTCCCTAGCCGCCTACCTGTTTACCCACGCCTGGCCCGAGGCATCGCTGCCGCCGTGGAACGGCCGGCTTGTGCGCGACTGGCCCGATACGGAACCGCTGACGTGGTTTATCCACGACATGGCCGTTTCGCCAATCGGGCGTGGGGCCGGGCTGGCCTCACGACTGCATGGCGCGGCGCGCGACCGGGCGATGAAAGACGGCCTGCGGTCGTCGCGTCTGATCGCGGTGCAAGCGGCCGACGGGTACTGGCGCAGGCTTGGGTACGCGCCGCTGGCCGCCGGCATGCACGCGGCCAAGCTGGCGAGCTACGGGGAAGGCGCGATGTTGATGGGCTGCCTGCTGTAGGTCGGAGCCCTGCCCTTCCCTTCATAGAAAAACCCCCGCAGCCTTGCGGCATGCGGGGTGTTTTCGGTCCGGCGCGGGCAGCTTAGCGCGGCAGTTCCGTGTGGCCCATCAGGAAGGCATCGACCGAACGGGCGGCCTGGCGGCCTTCGCGGATGGCCCAGACCACCAGCGACTGGCCACGGCGTACGTCGCCAGCGGCAAACACCTTAGGCACGTTGGTCTGGTAGGCACGGTCGCCTTCGGTCGCGGCCTTGGCGTTCTTGCGAGCGTCGGTGTCCACGCCAAACGCTTTCAGCATCGAGCCCACCGGGTTCGTGAAGCCCATGGCCAGCAGCACCAGGTCGGCCTTCAGCACGAACTCGCTGCCCGGCACTTCCTGCATCTTGCCGTCCTTCCACTCCACGCGGCACGCCTTCAGCGCCGTGACCTTGCCGTTCTCGCCCATCAGTTCCTTGGTGGCCACCGACCAGTCACGCGAGCAGCCTTCGTCATGCGAAGACGACGTGCGCAGCTTGATCGGCCAGTACGGCCACACCAGCGGCTTGTTCTCTTCTTCCGGCGGCTGCGGCAGCAGTTCGAACTGGGTCACCGATTCGGCGCCGTGGCGGTTCGACGTACCCACGCAGTCAGACCCCGTATCGCCGCCGCCAATCACGATCACGTGCTTGCCTTCGGCGCGGATGTCGTTGGCGCCGTCGCCAGCCACTTCCTTGTTCTGCGGAATCAGGAATTCCAGCGCGTAGTGCACGCCGGCCAGCTCGCGGCCCGGCACGGGCAGGTCGCGCGGCACTTCCGAGCCACCCGCCAGCACCACGGCGTCGAACTGGTCCATCAGGGCCTGCGCCGAGATGGTTTCACGGGCGTAGTTCTTGATACCGGCCGGCAGCGCGCCGTCGGTCACCATCACGCCCGCGCGGAAGGTCACGCCTTCGGCCTGCATCTGCTCGATGCGGCGGTCGATCAGGTCCTTCTCCATCTTGAAGTCAGGGATGCCGTAGCGCAGCAGGCCGCCGACGCGGTCGTTCTTCTCGAACACAGTCACGTCATGGCCAGCGCGCGCCAGCTGCTGCGCGGCAGCCATGCCAGCGGGGCCCGAGCCCACCACGGCCACGGTCTTGCCGGTCTTGTGCTTCGGCACCTGCGGCGCCACCCAGCCTTCTTCCCAGGCCTTGTCGATGATCGCGTGCTCGATCGACTTGATGCCCACCGGCAGCTCGTTGATGCCCAGCGTGCAAGCCGCCTCGCACGGTGCCGGGCAGATGCGGCCCGTGAACTCGGGGAAGTTGTTGGTCTGGTGCAGCACTTCGATCGCCGACTTCCAGTCCTGGCGGTACACCAGGTCGTTGAAGTCGGGAATGATGTTGTTGACCGGGCAGCCGTTGTTGCAGAACGGGATACCGCAGTCCATGCAGCGCGCACCCTGGACCTTCGCTTCGCTGTCGGAGAGCGCGAACACAAATTCCTTGTAGTGCTTCACCCGCTTGACTACCGGTTCGTAGCCTTCGTTCTGGCGCGGAAATTCGAGAAAGCCTGTCGCCTTACCCATGTTGCATCCTTGGTCTTGCTGGCGCGAGGCGGCCGGGCCGGCCTCGCGTGGGTCAGTATCTTGTTGGCGCCGCAGCCGTGGCCACTGCGCCGCTCTCGTGGTGTGGCTGCCGGTCAGGCGGCTACCGCTTCGCGATCGCTGTCGCGGGCAGCCTGTTCCTTTTCGAACATCTCGCCCAGCGCGCGCTTGTACTCGGTCGGGAAGACCTTGACGAACTTGCGGCGCGCCGTGGTCCAGTCGGCCAGCAGCGCCTTGGCGCGCTCCGAACCGGTGTAGCGGAAATGCTGCTCGATCAGGTTGCGCAGGATCACTTCGTCCAGCTGGCGGGTGCCGTTGAACTTGTGCCATTGCGCTTCGGGCTGGCCCTTCTGCTGGTCGGCCGCGGCAAGCACTGCCTCCAGCGCCACCATCGACGTGTTGCAGCGCTTGTCGAACAGGCCGTCCTCGTCATAGACGTAGGCCACGCCGCCCGACATGCCGGCCGCGAAGTTGCGGCCCGTGCCGCCCAGCACGACGACCGTACCGCCGGTCATGTACTCGCAGCCATGGTCGCCGGTGCCTTCCACCACGGCGGTAGCGCCCGAGTTACGCACCGCGAAGCGCTCGCCGCCCACGCCGTTGAAGAACGCCTCGCCGGCCAGCGCGCCGTACAGCACGGTGTTGCCGACGATGATGTTGCGGGTGGGGTCGCCACGGAACTCGTGCGGTGTGCGCACGATCACGCGGCCGCCCGACAGGCCCTTGCCCACGTAGTCGTTGGCGTCGCCCACCAGGTCCATCGTGATGCCGTGCGCCAGGAACGCGCCGAACGACTGCCCGGCCGTGCCCTGGAACTGGATGTGGATCGTGTCGTCGGGCAGGCCTTCGTGGCCGTACTGCTTGGCCACCACGCCGGACAGCATCGCGCCCACCGTGCGGTTCACGTTCTTCACCGGCTGGATGAACGACACGCGCTCACCCTTGTCGATGGCCGGACGCGCCTTGGCGATCAGCGTGTGGTCCAGCGCCTTGCCGGCTTCCACCGACAGGCCGTGATCCTGCACGTCGGTGTGGTAGCGCGGCACGTCGGCCGGGATCGGTGCCTGGAAGAAGATGCGGCTGAAGTCCAGGCCGCGTGCCTTCCAGTGGTCGATGCCGGCGCGGATATCGAGCAGATCGGCACGGCCGATCAGTTCGTCGAACGTGCGGATACCCAGCTGGGCCATGATCTCGCGCGCTTCTTCCGCTACGAAGAAGAAGAAGTTGACCACGTGCTCGGGCTTGCCCTGGAATTTCTTGCGCAGCGCCGGATCCTGCGTGGCCACGCCCACCGGGCAGGTGTTCAGGTGGCACTTGCGCATCATGATGCAGCCCTCGGCCACCAGGGGTGCCGTGGCGAAGCCGAATTCGTCGGCGCCCAGCAGCGCGCCGATCACCACGTCGCGTCCGGTCTTCATCTGGCCGTCGGCCTGCACGCGGATGCGGTTGCGCAGGCCGTTGAGCATCAGCGTCTGCTGCGTTTCGGCCAGGCCCAGTTCCCACGGCGAACCGGCGTACTTGATCGACGACCACGGCGATGCGCCGGTGCCGCCGTCATGGCCGGCGATCACCACGTGATCGGCCTTGGCCTTGGCCACGCCGGCTGCCACGGTGCCCACGCCCACTTCGGACACGAGCTTCACCGAGATATCCGATGCCGGGTTCACGTTCTTCAGGTCGTGGATCAGCTGTGCCAGATCCTCGATCGAGTAGATGTCGTGGTGCGGCGGCGGCGAGATCAGGCCCACGCCCGGCACCGAGTAACGCAGCTTGCCGATGTAGTCGGACACCTTGTGGCCCGGCAGCTGGCCGCCTTCGCCCGGCTTGGCGCCCTGCGCCATCTTGATCTGGATCTGGTCGGCCGATGCCAGGTATTCGGCGGTCACGCCGAAACGGCCCGACGCCACCTGCTTGATCTTCGAGCGCAGAGAATCGCCGGCCTTCAGTTCCAGGTCCTTTTCCACCACGTGGTCGCCCAGGATGCTCTTGAGCGAGTCGCCCTGCTTGATGGGGATGCCGCGCAGTTCGTTGCGGTAGCGCTTCTCGTCCTCGCCGCCTTCGCCCGTGTTCGACTTGCCGCCGATGCGGTTCATCGCCACGGCCAGCGTTGCGTGGGCTTCGGTCGAGATCGAGCCCAGCGACATGGCGCCCGTGGCAAAGCGCTTGACGATGTCCTTGGCCGGTTCCACTTCTTCCAGCGGAATCGCGCGGGCGGGATCGACCTTGAACTCGAACAGGCCGCGCAGCGTCATGTGGCGACGGCTCTGGTCGTTGATGATGTTCGCGTATTCCTTGTACGTCTGGTACTGGCCCTTGCCATCGTCGGCGCGCACCGAGTGCTGCAGCTTGGCGATGGAATCCGGCGTCCACATGTGTTCTTCGCCGCGGATGCGGAATGCGTACTCGCCGCCGGCGTCGAGCATGTTGCTCAGCACCGGGCTGCTGCCGAACGCGTCGGTGTGCAGGCGCAGCGCTTCCTCGGCCACCTCGAAGATGCCGATGCCCTCGACGTTCGACGGGGTGCCGTGGAAGTACTTCTGCACCAGTTCGCGCGACAGGCCGATGGCCTCGAAGATCTGGGCGCCCGTGTACGACATGTACGTGGAGATGCCCATCTTCGACATCACCTTGAACAGGCCCTTGCCGATCGCCTTGACGAAGTTCTTGACCGCCTTTTCCGGCGACAGGTCGCCCGACAGGCCCGCGGCCATGTCGGCCAGCGTTTCCATGGCCAGGTACGGGTGCACGGCTTCGGCGCCGTAGCCGGCCAGCAGCGCGAAGTGATGCACCTCACGGGCCGAGCCGGTTTCCACGACCAGGCCGGCCGAGGTGCGCAGGCCCTTTTCCACCAGGTGATGGTGGATGGCCGACGTGGCCAGCAGCGCGGGAATGGCAACCTGGGTGTCGTCGACGCGGCGGTCCGACACGATCAGGATGTTGTAGCCCGAGCGCACGGCGTCCACGGCTTCGGCGCACAGCGATGCCAGGCGGGCCTCGATGCCCTCCTTGCCCCAAGCCACCGGGTAGCAGATGTTCAGTTCGTACGAACGGAACTTGCCGCCGGTGTAGTGCTCGATGTTGCGGATCTTGGCGATGTCCTTGAAGTCCAGCACGGGCTGGGACACTTCCAGGCGCATTGGCGGGTTGATGTTGTTCAGTTCCAGCAGGTTCGGCTTCGGGCCGATGAACGACACCAGCGACATGACCATGTTCTCGCGGATCGGGTCGATCGGCGGGTTGGTCACCTGGGCGAACAGCTGGCGGAAGTAGTGGTACAGCGTCTTGTTCTTCGACGACAGCACGGCCAGCGGCGAGTCGTTGCCCATGGAGCCGGTGGCTTCCTCGCCGGCCAGCGCCATCGGCGCCATCAGGAACTTGACGTCTTCCTGCGTGTAGCCGAACGCCTGCTGGCGGTCCAGCAGCGGCGACACCGGCTTCTTCTCGGCGGCCACGTCTTCCGGGTTGGCATCCAGCTCGTCAAGCTTGATGCGCACGGCGTCGATCCAGCTCTTGTACGGCTTGGCGTTGGCCAGGTTGTCCTTGAGTTCCTTGTCGTCGATGATGCGGCCCTGTTCCATGTCGATCAGGAACATCTTGCCCGGCTGCA contains:
- a CDS encoding VacJ family lipoprotein, coding for MAALALAGCATGPNANPADPLEPFNRGVSTFNDNLDKYALKPVAEGYQDYIPSPVRTAVGNFFSNVSDVYSAANNLLQGKPSRAAEDTMRVAINSVLGLGGLIDIATPAGLPKYKEDFGQTMGVWGVPSGPYLVLPLFGPSSVRDGTGMVVDRFMDPTTYISPWYASLSVSTVRVIDGRAQLLGATGLIEAAALDKYAFLRDSYLQRREYLIRDGNPAPQEDDDQPEPSQPPEAPQGPDGGKAAPAGSGTKEG
- the mlaD gene encoding outer membrane lipid asymmetry maintenance protein MlaD — encoded protein: MKKNSLDYWVGLFVVVGFAALLFLALKAGNMSSLSFQDTYAVTAQFDNIGGLKPRAPVKSAGVVVGRVASIDFDDKQYQATVTMNLDKRYEFPRDTSAKILTSGLLGEQYIGLEAGGDDKMLAQGGKITMTQSAVVLENLIGQFLYNKAADAGAGGNSGNGGAAAPASAPSSSSSSNASGPGAAALPAAPGTGGNK
- the mlaE gene encoding lipid asymmetry maintenance ABC transporter permease subunit MlaE, encoding MTGFFTTIGAAVRQFVGGLGRATRMFLAVLALSPALLRRFRLISDQVFFVGNLSLVIIAVSGLFVGFVLGLQGYYTLNRYGSEQALGLLVALSLVRELGPVVSALLFAGRAGTSLTAEIGLMKAGEQLTAMEMMAVNPLQRVIAPRFWAGVIAMPILAAIFSAVGILGGYLVGVQLIGVDAGAFWSQMQGGVDVRADVLNGVIKSFIFGIAVTFIALYQGFEANPTPEGVSRATTRTVVMASLAVLGLDFLLTALMFS
- a CDS encoding glutamate synthase subunit beta; the encoded protein is MGKATGFLEFPRQNEGYEPVVKRVKHYKEFVFALSDSEAKVQGARCMDCGIPFCNNGCPVNNIIPDFNDLVYRQDWKSAIEVLHQTNNFPEFTGRICPAPCEAACTLGINELPVGIKSIEHAIIDKAWEEGWVAPQVPKHKTGKTVAVVGSGPAGMAAAQQLARAGHDVTVFEKNDRVGGLLRYGIPDFKMEKDLIDRRIEQMQAEGVTFRAGVMVTDGALPAGIKNYARETISAQALMDQFDAVVLAGGSEVPRDLPVPGRELAGVHYALEFLIPQNKEVAGDGANDIRAEGKHVIVIGGGDTGSDCVGTSNRHGAESVTQFELLPQPPEEENKPLVWPYWPIKLRTSSSHDEGCSRDWSVATKELMGENGKVTALKACRVEWKDGKMQEVPGSEFVLKADLVLLAMGFTNPVGSMLKAFGVDTDARKNAKAATEGDRAYQTNVPKVFAAGDVRRGQSLVVWAIREGRQAARSVDAFLMGHTELPR
- a CDS encoding GNAT family N-acetyltransferase, which produces MPEFVLRPMRAADLPAVLAIQAQCYGDALVESADALESRLMLSPTTCWVAALAPTSHDGQSGPSLAAYLFTHAWPEASLPPWNGRLVRDWPDTEPLTWFIHDMAVSPIGRGAGLASRLHGAARDRAMKDGLRSSRLIAVQAADGYWRRLGYAPLAAGMHAAKLASYGEGAMLMGCLL
- a CDS encoding glutamate synthase-related protein, yielding MVAHIKGKKSHEIISQGLKILENLDHRGAVGADALMGDGAGILIQIPDQFYREEMAKQGVKLPPAGEYGVGMIFLPKEHASRLACEQELERTVRLEGQVVLGWRDVPVDCNMPMSPTVRTTEPVIRQIFIGRGRDIMTTDALERKLYVIRKTASHAIQALKLKHGKEYFVPSMSARTVVYKGLLLANQVGEYYLDLQDSRAVSALALVHQRFSTNTFPAWELAHPYRMVAHNGEINTVKGNVNWVNARTGAISSPVLGDDLPKLWPLIYPGQSDTASFDNCLELLTMAGYPLVHAMMMMIPEAWEQHTLMDDNRRAFYEYHAAMMEPWDGPAAICFTDGRQIGATLDRNGLRPARFYVTEDDFVVLASEAGVLPFPESRIVNKWRLQPGKMFLIDMEQGRIIDDKELKDNLANAKPYKSWIDAVRIKLDELDANPEDVAAEKKPVSPLLDRQQAFGYTQEDVKFLMAPMALAGEEATGSMGNDSPLAVLSSKNKTLYHYFRQLFAQVTNPPIDPIRENMVMSLVSFIGPKPNLLELNNINPPMRLEVSQPVLDFKDIAKIRNIEHYTGGKFRSYELNICYPVAWGKEGIEARLASLCAEAVDAVRSGYNILIVSDRRVDDTQVAIPALLATSAIHHHLVEKGLRTSAGLVVETGSAREVHHFALLAGYGAEAVHPYLAMETLADMAAGLSGDLSPEKAVKNFVKAIGKGLFKVMSKMGISTYMSYTGAQIFEAIGLSRELVQKYFHGTPSNVEGIGIFEVAEEALRLHTDAFGSSPVLSNMLDAGGEYAFRIRGEEHMWTPDSIAKLQHSVRADDGKGQYQTYKEYANIINDQSRRHMTLRGLFEFKVDPARAIPLEEVEPAKDIVKRFATGAMSLGSISTEAHATLAVAMNRIGGKSNTGEGGEDEKRYRNELRGIPIKQGDSLKSILGDHVVEKDLELKAGDSLRSKIKQVASGRFGVTAEYLASADQIQIKMAQGAKPGEGGQLPGHKVSDYIGKLRYSVPGVGLISPPPHHDIYSIEDLAQLIHDLKNVNPASDISVKLVSEVGVGTVAAGVAKAKADHVVIAGHDGGTGASPWSSIKYAGSPWELGLAETQQTLMLNGLRNRIRVQADGQMKTGRDVVIGALLGADEFGFATAPLVAEGCIMMRKCHLNTCPVGVATQDPALRKKFQGKPEHVVNFFFFVAEEAREIMAQLGIRTFDELIGRADLLDIRAGIDHWKARGLDFSRIFFQAPIPADVPRYHTDVQDHGLSVEAGKALDHTLIAKARPAIDKGERVSFIQPVKNVNRTVGAMLSGVVAKQYGHEGLPDDTIHIQFQGTAGQSFGAFLAHGITMDLVGDANDYVGKGLSGGRVIVRTPHEFRGDPTRNIIVGNTVLYGALAGEAFFNGVGGERFAVRNSGATAVVEGTGDHGCEYMTGGTVVVLGGTGRNFAAGMSGGVAYVYDEDGLFDKRCNTSMVALEAVLAAADQQKGQPEAQWHKFNGTRQLDEVILRNLIEQHFRYTGSERAKALLADWTTARRKFVKVFPTEYKRALGEMFEKEQAARDSDREAVAA
- a CDS encoding tripartite tricarboxylate transporter substrate binding protein, with the protein product MSEVRKYMRLWRGIAKLPILAARWSGTVAVALCTVTALAQPPAVAQLASIPSAMRVETPSRQMSFPARPLRLIVPFPAGGVADAVARLLAERLAQRLGVPVEVDNRPGASGTMAGDLVAKASSDGHTLLFHQANMLIQPGLEPVPYDVMRDFTPVARVAATPLFLVIDGHLPMTTAQQWVTAVRSSPASYSYGYGQAGSPSHLYAEYAVRGMPTSVPLVVAKGESAVVQEMLAGRISACFCSWAAVQSHVRSGALRILGVTGPVRSPLSPQVPTLQEAGMEGYGALAWYGVMAPAKTPRAIVARLATELDSVTNERGVQAQLMAAGLTPVRDSPDAFATAIRSESVQWQVILRQTGPRAEP
- a CDS encoding ABC transporter ATP-binding protein; amino-acid sequence: MTATVPNPSGQVFTGPNVVELADVDFAYAAGDKPILSGLSMRFPRGKVVAVMGGSGCGKTTVMRLVGGMVRPQRGRVTFNGADIDAMDQTALYAVRRQMGMLFQFGALFTDLSVFDNVAFPLREHTDLPESMIRDLVLMKLNAVGLRGARDLMPAQISGGMARRVALARAIALDPSLLMYDEPFAGLDPISLGLTANLIRDLNDALGASTIIVSHDVQETFQIADYVYFIANGKIAAEGAPDDLRASDDPFVRQFVHAEADGPVPFHYGGPTLAEDFLAGGAR